In Salmo salar chromosome ssa15, Ssal_v3.1, whole genome shotgun sequence, one genomic interval encodes:
- the LOC106571440 gene encoding zinc transporter 2, translated as MDTTVNSGRNSEKSHLVHEMNAKMYSLKSSFSDSKEDYPNFPFENGDVAGAIELKQPVGAHCHENKAVSEENHDTLLAKKKLYIASIVCLIFMIGEIIGGYLAHSLAIMTDAAHLLTDFGSMMVSLFSLWLSSRPPTKTMTFGWHRSEILGALVSVMSIWIVTGVLVYLAIVRIVKNDFEINSQAMLITSGCAVIVNIIMAYILHHSTTFHAQSSGYQQIDENGQSHLGPSLSHVGHGHSHALLGHGHGNTSVRAAFIHVLGDLLQSVGVLVAAIVIFYRPEYKVADPICTFLFSVFVLGTTITILRDVFRILMEGAPKGIEFNSVKEVLLSLKMVKAMHNLRLWALTAGQTLVSVHVAIEENADPQSVLKEATEILQTKFGFYRTTIQVEPYSDDMAYCTHCQDPMD; from the exons ATGGATACCACTGTGAATTCAGGAAGAAATTCCGAGAAATCTCACCTCGTGCACGAGATGAATGCCAAAATGTATTCACtgaaaag TTCCTTTTCAGACTCCAAAGAAGACTATCCCAACTTCCCATTTGAGAACGGAGATGTGGCTGGTGCCATTGAGCTGAAGCAGCCTGTAGGCGCCCATTGCCACGAAAACAAAGCAGTGAGTGAGGAGAACCATGACACGCTGCTGGCTAAGAAGAAGCTGTACATCGCCTCCATTGTGTGCCTCATCTTTATGATCGGAGAGATCATAG GTGGCTACCTGGCCCACAGTTTGGCTATTATGACGGATGCAGCTCACCTCCTGACTGACTTCGGCAGCATGATGGTCAGCCTGTTCTCCCTGTGGCTCTCCTCTAGACCACCCACCAAAACCATGACCTTTGGATGGCACCGCTCAG AGATCCTAGGAGCGCTGGTGTCAGTGATGTCCATCTGGATAGTGACTGGGGTGCTGGTTTACCTGGCCATCGTTAGGATAGTCAAGAACGACTTTGAGATCAACAGTCAAGCGATGCTCATCACCTCTGGTTGTGCCGTCATAGTAAACATCAT CATGGCGTACAtcctccaccactccaccaccttcCATGCCCAGAGCTCAGGCTACCAGCAAATAGACGAGAACGGGCAGAGCCATTTGGGTCCCAGCCTCTCCCATGTGGGTCACGGCCACTCCCACGCCCTGCTGGGTCATGGCCATGGCAACACCAGTGTGAGAGCAGCCTTCATTCACGTGTTGGGAGATCTCCTACAGAGTGTTGGGGTCCTGGTGGCTGCCATCGTCATCTTCTACAGG CCTGAATACAAAGTAGCAGATCCCATTTGTACCTTCCTCTTCTCTGTGTTTGTCCTTGGGACCACCATCACCATACTCAGGGATGTTTTCAGGATACTCATGGAAG GGGCTCCTAAGGGAATAGAGTTTAACTCAGTGAAAGAGGTGTTGCTGTCTCTGAAGATGGTGAAGGCTATGCACAACCTGCGCCTGTGGGCCTTGACCGCGGGACAGACCCTGGTCTCCGTCCATGTAGCCATCG AGGAGAATGCCGATCCCCAGAGTGTCCTTAAGGAGGCTACAGAGATCCTCCAAACCAAGTTTGGTTTCTACAGGACCACCATCCAGGTGGAGCCCTACTCTGATGACATGGCCTACTGCACTCACTGCCAGGATCCCATGGACtaa